In a single window of the Candidatus Caccoplasma merdavium genome:
- a CDS encoding NUDIX hydrolase, producing MEEEPIKPWRVLSSRYIAEQPWFTVRHEHVQLPNGSEIPDYYVFEYPDWINVIAITTEGKFVFERQYRHAAGLVSYELCAGVCEPDDASPLDSARRELLEETGYGNGEWEELMILSPNPGTHTNLTYCYLARNVEPVAPRHLETTEDIAVELLSLDEVRALLDCNGVLQALHAAPLWKYMALYGMREGK from the coding sequence ATGGAAGAAGAACCGATAAAGCCGTGGCGTGTGCTGAGCAGTCGTTATATTGCTGAACAGCCTTGGTTCACCGTGCGGCACGAGCATGTGCAGTTGCCCAACGGGAGCGAGATTCCCGATTATTATGTTTTTGAGTATCCCGACTGGATCAACGTGATAGCCATTACGACCGAGGGGAAGTTTGTCTTTGAGCGTCAGTACCGTCATGCCGCGGGACTGGTGTCGTATGAGTTGTGTGCGGGGGTGTGTGAACCCGATGATGCCTCGCCGCTCGACTCGGCTCGGAGGGAGTTGCTCGAAGAGACGGGTTATGGCAACGGGGAGTGGGAGGAGCTCATGATTCTCTCGCCCAATCCGGGGACGCACACCAACCTTACTTATTGTTATCTGGCGCGGAATGTCGAGCCGGTTGCTCCCCGGCATCTCGAAACGACCGAGGATATTGCCGTCGAACTCCTGTCGCTCGACGAGGTGCGGGCGTTGCTCGATTGCAACGGGGTGTTGCAGGCTCTGCATGCGGCCCCGTTGTGGAAGTATATGGCGTTGTATGGCATGCGGGAAGGGAAGTGA
- a CDS encoding 6,7-dimethyl-8-ribityllumazine synthase, translated as MATAYQNLSACDNNTVPYSPQLRVAVVCAEWNADITGQLLKGACDTLEKHGVKPENIFVEYVPGTYELTFGAQRTAAHYRPDAVIVLGCVIQGDTPHFDYVCQGVTEGTTRLNATLDIPVIFGVLTTNNKQQALDRAGGKYGNKGDEAAVTAIKMAAFAARMK; from the coding sequence ATGGCAACAGCCTATCAGAACCTCTCGGCCTGCGACAACAACACCGTACCCTATTCGCCGCAACTGCGCGTGGCCGTCGTTTGCGCCGAATGGAATGCCGACATCACCGGCCAACTCCTCAAAGGGGCTTGCGACACCCTCGAAAAACACGGCGTGAAACCCGAAAACATCTTCGTCGAGTATGTACCGGGGACCTATGAGCTCACCTTCGGAGCCCAACGCACCGCCGCCCACTACCGTCCCGACGCCGTCATCGTGTTGGGTTGCGTGATACAAGGCGACACCCCCCACTTCGACTATGTGTGCCAAGGCGTCACCGAAGGCACGACCCGCCTCAACGCCACACTCGACATACCGGTCATCTTCGGTGTTCTCACAACCAACAACAAACAACAAGCCCTCGACCGTGCCGGAGGCAAATATGGCAACAAAGGCGACGAAGCCGCCGTCACCGCCATAAAAATGGCCGCCTTCGCCGCCCGCATGAAATAA
- a CDS encoding tetratricopeptide repeat protein, with protein sequence MAQKQNTPDEIDKVNEVLSSSEQFIEKNQKGISIVILVIVIAVGAWLALRHFYFEPREANAYAEMFKGEFYLDTDSFALALNGNGADYIGFEAIVDDYAHTDAANLAAAYAGICHFNLGNYSEALNYFKKFKADDKFVSPNVLGMIGNCYANMDQMSEALSTFEKAAKKAGNELFSPFYLQKAATIAEAMGNYNKALALYNQIKNDYATSSVARDIDKYIERAQSKL encoded by the coding sequence ATGGCACAAAAACAAAACACCCCCGACGAAATCGATAAAGTGAACGAGGTACTCTCCTCTTCGGAACAATTTATCGAGAAAAACCAAAAAGGCATTTCCATCGTGATACTGGTCATTGTCATCGCCGTAGGCGCATGGCTGGCATTGCGTCACTTCTATTTCGAACCTCGCGAGGCAAACGCCTATGCCGAGATGTTCAAAGGAGAATTTTACCTCGATACCGACTCCTTCGCCTTGGCCCTCAACGGTAACGGCGCCGACTACATCGGCTTCGAAGCCATCGTCGACGACTACGCCCACACCGACGCCGCCAATCTGGCTGCCGCCTATGCAGGCATCTGCCACTTCAACCTCGGCAATTACAGCGAAGCGCTCAATTACTTCAAAAAATTCAAGGCCGACGACAAATTCGTTTCGCCGAACGTCTTGGGCATGATTGGCAACTGCTACGCCAACATGGACCAAATGAGCGAAGCTCTGTCGACATTTGAGAAAGCCGCAAAAAAAGCCGGCAATGAGCTCTTCTCGCCGTTCTACCTGCAAAAGGCCGCCACCATCGCCGAAGCCATGGGCAACTACAACAAGGCCCTCGCCCTTTATAACCAAATCAAGAACGACTACGCCACCTCGTCGGTTGCCCGCGACATCGACAAATACATCGAACGCGCACAATCAAAACTCTAA